One window of Halonatronomonas betaini genomic DNA carries:
- the hydG gene encoding [FeFe] hydrogenase H-cluster radical SAM maturase HydG, whose protein sequence is MTKPLREILELNNIEQVLADTNPPDANEFEQIITKALKLEGLNELEVARLLKIESPKKIVKLLETAGKIKEEIYGKRLVVFAPLYLDNYCSNNCLYCGYRAPNKELNRKELSESEIKNEVKELLNTGQKRLLILTGERNSSNIDDLLDKIDKIYAVDGDNPGEEVKRINLEIAPLTEEEFARVSNSKIGTYTCFQETYHLPTYNQMHLSGKKQDFDWRLEVMDRAVKGGIDDYGIGVLFGLYDFKYEVLAMLRHANYLDKKYGVGPHTISVPRFKPAAGAKIKEAPYPVSDDDFKLLIAIIRMALPYTGMILSTREPVQLRNKLFKYGISQISAGSCTSPGGYNDKAEETGQFKLYDNRNLEEIVTEAVQAGYLPSFCTSCYRQARTGRDFMELAKLGDIKPYCQANALLTLAEYLINYGSEQLQADGFKLIDQKINEVREKNQALANKISNKLDQLKDDKYDLYF, encoded by the coding sequence ATGACTAAACCATTAAGAGAAATATTAGAGCTAAATAATATAGAACAGGTCCTTGCAGATACCAATCCTCCAGATGCTAATGAATTTGAGCAGATAATTACTAAAGCTTTAAAGCTGGAAGGTTTAAATGAGCTAGAGGTGGCCAGGCTTTTAAAGATAGAAAGCCCTAAAAAAATCGTGAAACTGCTTGAAACTGCCGGTAAAATCAAAGAGGAGATCTATGGCAAAAGGCTGGTAGTTTTTGCTCCTTTATATCTGGATAACTATTGCAGTAATAACTGTCTCTATTGTGGTTACCGGGCTCCAAATAAAGAATTGAACAGAAAAGAACTTTCAGAATCAGAGATTAAGAACGAAGTTAAAGAATTATTAAATACAGGCCAGAAAAGATTGCTGATTCTAACAGGTGAGAGGAATTCTTCTAATATTGACGATCTTCTAGATAAGATTGATAAGATCTATGCAGTTGATGGCGATAATCCAGGAGAAGAAGTCAAAAGAATAAACCTTGAGATAGCCCCACTTACAGAAGAGGAGTTTGCAAGGGTTTCTAACTCTAAAATTGGAACTTACACCTGTTTCCAGGAGACCTATCATCTACCAACCTACAATCAGATGCATCTTTCAGGGAAAAAGCAGGATTTCGACTGGCGGCTGGAGGTTATGGATCGAGCAGTTAAAGGTGGAATAGATGATTATGGCATCGGAGTTTTGTTTGGTCTCTATGATTTTAAATATGAAGTTCTGGCCATGTTAAGACATGCCAATTATCTTGATAAAAAGTATGGAGTCGGTCCCCATACAATCTCTGTGCCCAGGTTTAAACCAGCTGCTGGCGCTAAAATCAAAGAGGCCCCCTATCCAGTCAGCGATGATGATTTTAAGCTGTTGATAGCTATAATTAGAATGGCCCTGCCCTATACAGGCATGATTCTCTCTACAAGAGAGCCAGTCCAGTTAAGAAATAAGCTATTTAAATATGGCATCTCCCAGATCAGTGCTGGCTCCTGTACTTCTCCAGGTGGTTATAACGATAAGGCTGAAGAAACTGGCCAGTTCAAACTCTATGATAACCGAAATTTAGAAGAGATTGTTACAGAGGCAGTCCAGGCAGGTTATCTGCCAAGTTTCTGTACATCCTGTTACCGGCAGGCCAGGACAGGCAGAGATTTCATGGAACTGGCCAAACTAGGAGATATCAAACCCTATTGCCAGGCCAATGCATTATTAACCCTGGCAGAATATCTAATAAATTATGGATCAGAACAGTTACAGGCTGATGGCTTTAAATTAATCGATCAAAAAATCAATGAAGTCAGAGAGAAAAATCAGGCACTGGCAAATAAAATCAGTAATAAATTAGACCAATTAAAGGATGATAAATATGACCTCTACTTTTAA
- the hydE gene encoding [FeFe] hydrogenase H-cluster radical SAM maturase HydE, with protein MQPINFNDQLQVLDNLELILSNDCYNQNLFKTADEIRQKYHGDGVHLRGLIEFSNYCNRSCYYCGLRKENKNPERYRLSQKEIISAALTAEELGYGTVVLQSGEDNHFTLEIIAEIVKEIKEKTDLAITLSLGERTKEEYQEWRQAGADRYLLRFETSDPQLYEKLHPVGNFQNRIDNLYWLKESGYQLGSGSLIGLPDQSVQNLADDLRLYKKLDLDMVGLGPFLMNPNTPLAGEDNGSFELTLKMLALTRIILPKAHLPATTALGTVDSKGREKALQKGANVMMPNVTPREYRANYQLYPDKICTDENPVDCSHCIPARLKTIDRFPATGPGHSLK; from the coding sequence ATGCAGCCAATTAATTTTAATGATCAACTCCAGGTTTTAGATAATCTTGAATTAATTCTAAGCAATGATTGCTATAATCAGAATCTTTTTAAAACTGCTGATGAAATCAGGCAGAAATATCATGGAGATGGTGTTCACTTAAGGGGCCTTATAGAATTCTCAAATTACTGTAACAGAAGCTGCTATTATTGTGGACTTCGTAAAGAAAATAAAAATCCAGAAAGATACCGCTTAAGCCAGAAAGAAATTATTTCAGCAGCCTTAACAGCTGAAGAATTAGGCTACGGTACAGTTGTTCTCCAATCCGGGGAAGATAATCATTTTACCCTGGAAATAATTGCTGAAATAGTTAAAGAGATCAAAGAAAAGACTGACCTGGCTATAACATTATCTTTAGGAGAAAGAACTAAAGAGGAGTATCAGGAATGGCGTCAGGCTGGAGCCGATAGATACCTGCTCCGTTTTGAGACCTCTGACCCTCAGTTATATGAAAAATTGCATCCTGTCGGGAACTTTCAGAATCGAATAGATAATTTATACTGGCTTAAAGAGTCAGGCTATCAATTAGGAAGTGGTTCTCTGATTGGTCTGCCGGATCAGTCAGTCCAGAACCTGGCAGATGATCTCAGGCTCTATAAAAAGCTGGATTTAGATATGGTCGGGCTTGGCCCATTCTTAATGAACCCCAACACCCCGCTGGCTGGTGAAGATAACGGTTCTTTTGAACTGACCTTAAAAATGCTGGCCTTAACAAGAATAATTCTGCCCAAAGCCCATCTACCAGCAACAACAGCTTTAGGAACTGTTGATAGCAAGGGCAGAGAGAAGGCTCTCCAGAAAGGTGCTAATGTAATGATGCCTAATGTTACCCCGAGAGAATACAGGGCAAATTATCAATTATATCCAGATAAAATCTGTACAGATGAAAATCCGGTAGATTGTAGTCATTGCATTCCAGCCCGGCTGAAGACAATTGATCGCTTTCCAGCTACTGGTCCAGGTCATTCATTAAAGTAA
- a CDS encoding MetQ/NlpA family ABC transporter substrate-binding protein — protein sequence MIKKIIAVFVLIGLVIGGSQLVINNNVRANEVLEVGATPLPHAELLEQVRPVLLEQGIELEIVEFTDYVAPNLALDDGSIDLNFFQHEPYLNQFSSDHGLDLVSVGAIHVEPIGLYSNNYNDIDDLSEGALIGIPNDPSNEGRALILLHNEGLIELEDPEDLNATPLDIVDNPLNLEFRELEAALLPRSLDDLDGAVINTNYALEADLNPLEDSLIIEGDESPYSNVLVVRAEDEEDDDRIQALLEVLQSEEIREFILEEYEGSVVPVF from the coding sequence ATGATAAAAAAGATAATTGCAGTATTCGTGTTGATTGGTCTTGTAATCGGTGGAAGTCAGTTAGTTATCAATAATAATGTCAGGGCAAATGAAGTATTAGAGGTTGGAGCAACTCCACTACCCCATGCAGAATTATTAGAACAGGTTAGGCCTGTACTTTTAGAGCAGGGGATTGAGCTCGAGATTGTTGAATTCACCGATTATGTTGCCCCAAACCTGGCATTAGATGATGGCAGTATAGATTTAAACTTCTTTCAGCACGAGCCTTATTTAAACCAATTTAGTTCTGATCATGGCCTTGATTTAGTATCAGTTGGAGCTATCCATGTTGAACCGATTGGGCTTTATTCCAATAATTATAATGATATCGATGATTTGTCTGAAGGAGCACTTATCGGGATACCTAATGATCCATCCAATGAGGGCCGGGCATTGATATTGCTCCATAATGAGGGATTAATTGAACTTGAGGACCCTGAAGACTTAAATGCAACCCCTCTGGATATAGTTGATAACCCGCTTAACCTTGAATTCAGGGAGTTAGAGGCAGCATTATTGCCAAGATCCCTTGATGACCTTGATGGGGCAGTTATCAATACAAATTACGCTTTAGAGGCTGACTTAAACCCATTAGAAGATTCTCTGATTATTGAAGGCGATGAATCACCTTATAGTAATGTCTTAGTCGTAAGGGCCGAAGATGAGGAGGATGATGATAGGATTCAGGCCCTGTTAGAAGTTCTCCAGAGTGAAGAGATTAGAGAGTTTATCCTGGAGGAGTATGAAGGTTCTGTTGTACCAGTATTTTAA
- a CDS encoding TM1266 family iron-only hydrogenase system putative regulator, which yields MSNSKRIGVVGIVIKDRTEVAEKLNKILSDYGDIILGRMGIPSREYNLSMLSLIVEGTPDQVAGMTGKIGNLPGVSIKSTLTSVEVGDIND from the coding sequence ATGAGTAATTCTAAAAGAATTGGTGTTGTCGGGATAGTTATAAAAGATAGAACAGAAGTTGCTGAAAAACTAAATAAGATTTTAAGTGATTATGGAGATATAATCCTTGGCCGGATGGGGATACCTTCAAGGGAATATAATCTCTCTATGTTATCATTAATAGTTGAAGGAACCCCAGACCAGGTGGCTGGGATGACAGGTAAAATCGGTAATCTGCCAGGAGTTTCAATCAAATCAACTCTTACTTCAGTAGAAGTCGGTGATATCAATGACTAA
- a CDS encoding methionine ABC transporter permease: MAELYELISPNGQLIWSGLVETLYMVGLSLLFGVLGGFPIGVMTTITRQKHILPNKFLNLIFEGIINLGRSIPFIILMVAIIPFTRWVVGTSIGTTAAVVPLSVAAIPFMARVVDNALLEIDPGVIEAAKSMGASKLQIVLMVLLPEALSTVVLGITLTGISLVGYSAMAGAVGGGGLGDIAVRYGYQRFQLGIMIETIVILVILVQIIQFTGNRIANIFDHKN; the protein is encoded by the coding sequence ATGGCTGAATTATACGAACTGATAAGTCCCAACGGCCAGTTGATCTGGTCCGGGCTTGTTGAAACATTATATATGGTTGGGCTCTCTCTTTTATTTGGTGTTCTAGGCGGGTTCCCAATAGGTGTAATGACAACGATAACAAGACAGAAACATATTTTACCTAATAAATTTTTGAATCTGATTTTTGAGGGAATTATCAACCTGGGCAGATCAATTCCATTTATAATTTTGATGGTGGCAATAATACCCTTTACCCGATGGGTTGTAGGCACATCTATCGGGACAACTGCTGCTGTGGTACCTCTCTCTGTGGCGGCTATTCCCTTTATGGCCAGGGTTGTTGATAATGCCTTACTGGAAATTGACCCTGGAGTTATTGAAGCTGCAAAGTCTATGGGGGCATCAAAATTACAGATAGTACTGATGGTGCTTTTGCCTGAAGCATTATCTACTGTTGTTTTAGGAATCACCCTAACTGGAATCAGCCTGGTTGGATATTCAGCCATGGCTGGTGCCGTTGGAGGAGGTGGTTTAGGTGATATCGCCGTTAGGTATGGTTATCAGAGATTCCAATTAGGCATAATGATTGAGACGATAGTTATTTTAGTTATTTTAGTCCAGATAATCCAATTTACAGGCAATAGAATCGCCAATATATTTGATCATAAAAATTAA
- the hydF gene encoding [FeFe] hydrogenase H-cluster maturation GTPase HydF — MTSTFNSTPTAERPHIAVFGKRNAGKSTMINFLTDQDLALVSEIPGTTTDPVYKSMEVLPLGPVIFIDTAGIDDRGNLGSKRVEKTLRVIRKTDLALMIINNLKDLEYEKDLISRLEENSIPYLIIFNNIDNLDLSKAEISAAFGDFSPEKIIIAENYSNNEREEILKALASLAGENNNLEAAAKRLIGDLIQPDDLVLLIIPIDSGAPKDRLILPQMQTLRRILDNRAQVLVVRPDSIKSALVNLKKPPALAVTDSQAFAQVSKLVPDNILLTGFSILFARYKGDLNSYLQGVNYLKKLKPGMEILVAEACTHRKRHEDIGTVKIPGWLEEIAGGNLNFTHYAGQDFPAEIDKYDLAVFCGGCMINQQEVTSRIRDARNARVPVINYGILIAWKMGILDRAIQPFLDEVEINYAAN; from the coding sequence ATGACCTCTACTTTTAATTCAACACCAACAGCTGAAAGACCCCATATAGCAGTCTTTGGCAAAAGAAATGCAGGTAAATCAACGATGATAAACTTTTTAACAGATCAGGACCTGGCCCTGGTCTCAGAAATACCAGGCACAACAACTGATCCTGTTTATAAATCCATGGAAGTTCTGCCTTTAGGGCCGGTGATTTTTATCGACACTGCTGGTATTGATGATAGAGGCAATCTAGGCAGCAAAAGGGTCGAGAAGACCCTCAGAGTTATCAGAAAGACAGATCTGGCCCTGATGATAATTAATAACCTGAAAGATTTAGAATATGAAAAAGACCTTATTTCCAGGCTTGAAGAGAATTCAATCCCTTATTTGATTATCTTTAATAATATAGATAATCTCGATCTTTCAAAAGCTGAGATATCAGCAGCCTTTGGTGATTTCTCTCCAGAAAAAATTATTATAGCTGAAAATTATAGTAATAATGAGCGAGAAGAAATTCTAAAGGCCCTGGCTTCACTGGCCGGTGAAAATAATAATCTAGAAGCTGCGGCAAAGAGATTAATCGGGGATCTAATTCAGCCAGACGATCTGGTTCTATTAATAATTCCGATAGATAGTGGGGCGCCAAAGGATAGATTGATTCTGCCTCAGATGCAGACTTTAAGACGAATTCTGGATAATAGAGCCCAGGTTTTAGTCGTCCGACCAGATTCAATTAAATCTGCCCTGGTAAATTTGAAAAAACCTCCAGCACTGGCAGTTACTGATTCCCAGGCCTTTGCCCAGGTAAGTAAATTAGTTCCTGATAATATTCTCCTGACTGGTTTTTCAATATTATTTGCCCGGTATAAAGGAGACTTAAATAGCTATCTCCAGGGAGTAAATTACTTAAAGAAATTAAAACCTGGTATGGAAATTCTGGTTGCGGAAGCCTGTACCCACCGGAAACGCCATGAAGATATAGGAACAGTAAAAATTCCAGGCTGGCTTGAAGAAATAGCAGGAGGAAACTTAAACTTTACCCATTATGCAGGACAGGACTTTCCAGCAGAGATTGATAAATATGATCTTGCCGTTTTCTGCGGTGGCTGTATGATCAATCAACAGGAAGTTACCAGCAGAATTAGAGATGCCAGGAATGCGAGAGTACCAGTCATTAATTATGGTATCCTGATAGCCTGGAAGATGGGGATACTGGATCGAGCTATCCAGCCCTTTTTAGATGAGGTGGAAATCAATTATGCAGCCAATTAA